A region of Culicoides brevitarsis isolate CSIRO-B50_1 chromosome 1, AGI_CSIRO_Cbre_v1, whole genome shotgun sequence DNA encodes the following proteins:
- the LOC134828225 gene encoding ATP-binding cassette sub-family F member 2, with the protein MPSDSKKKEMQRKKDARNKKIATVKKEEKPEPSTNGAAAAANGVELTEEEELCAKLDLEARINAEARSCTGTFALHPRSRDIKISNFSITFFGSELLQDTMLELNCGRRYGLLGANGCGKSSLLSVLGNREVPIPSHIDIYHLNREMPASSKTALECVMEVDEERIKLEKMAEELVANEDDESQDQLMDIYERLDEMSADQAEAKAARLLFGLGFDKHMQQKKAKDFSGGWRMRIALARALFVKPHLLLLDEPTNHLDLEACVWLEEELKEYKRILVIISHSQDFLNGVCSNIIHMTKKRLKCYTGNYDMFVKTRMELLENQMKQYNWEQDQIAHMKNYIARFGHGSAKLARQAQSKEKTLAKMVAGGLTEKATDEKTINFCFPSCGKIPPPVIMVQNVSFRYSDTTPYIYKNLEFGIDLDTRLALVGPNGAGKSTLLKLLASELHPTSGMIRTNSHLRIARYHQHLHELLDMDLSPLDYMLKSFPEVKERDEMRKIIGRYGLSGRQQVCPIRQLSDGQRCRVVFAYLAWQVPHMLFLDEPTNHLDMETIDALADAILNFEGGLVLVSHDFRLINQVAEEIWICEHGTITKWEGDIIKYKEHLKKKLDKAIKQEEASRKK; encoded by the exons ATGCCTAGTGATTCCAAGAAAAAGGAGATGCAGCGCAAAAAAGACGCTCGCAACAAGAAAATTGCGACTGTCAAGAAGGAGGAAAAGCCCGAGCCATCGACAAATGGTGCCGCGGCAGCTGCCAATGGCGTTGAATTGACCGAGGAGGAAGAATTGTGTGCCAAGTTGGATTTGGAGGCGCGCATTAATGCCGAGGCACGGTCATGCACTGGAACCTTTGCCCTTCATCCGCGTTCCCGTGAcattaaaatttccaatttttcaattacatTCTTCGGAAGCGAGTTACTGCAAGATACCATGTTGGAGTTGAATTGTGGGCGTCGTTATGGTTTACTCGGAGCAAATG GTTGTGGAAAATCGTCGTTATTATCGGTGCTCGGTAACCGCGAGGTGCCTATTCCCAGTCACATTGACATCTATCATTTGAACCGCGAAATGCCTGCGAGCTCGAAAACTGCCCTGGAATGCGTAATGGAAGTCGACGAGGAACGTATCAAGTTGGAGAAGATGGCGGAAGAATTGGTGGCAAACGAAGACGACGAATCACAGGATCAGTTGATGGATATTTACGAGCGGCTCGACGAAATGAGTGCGGATCAGGCGGAAGCGAAGGCAGCCCGTTTACTGTTCGGTCTCGGCTTCGACAAACACATGCAACAGAAAAAGGCGAAAGATTTCTCCGGAGGTTGGCGAATGCGTATCGCACTGGCACGCGCTCTTTTCGTGAAGCctcatttgttgttgttggacgAACCGACAAATCACTTGGATTTGGAGGCATGTGTCTGGTTGGAAGAGGAACTTAAGGAGTACAAACGGATTCTCGTGATTATCTCACATTCGCAGGATTTCTTGAACGGCGTTTGCTCGAACATCATTCACATGACGAAAAAACGCTTGAAATGCTACACCGGTAACTACGACATGTTCGTGAAGACGCGCATGGAGTTGCTCGAGAACCAGATGAAGCAGTACAACTGGGAACAGGACCAAATTGcacacatgaaaaattacatcgCTCGTTTCGGTCACGGATCCGCGAAATTGGCGCGTCAAGCGCAGTCCAAGGAAAAAACGCTCGCCAAAATGGTCGCCGGTGGTTTAACCGAAAAAGCTACCGAcgaaaaaacgatcaatttttgcTTTCCGTCATGCGGAAAAATCCCGCCGCCCGTCATCATGGTGCAAAATGTGAGTTTCCGGTATAGCGACACGACACCCTACATCTACAAGAACCTCGAATTCGGCATTGACCTCGATACGAGACTTGCGTTGGTAGGACCGAATGGCGCCGGCAAATCTACATTGTTGAAACTCTTGGCATCCGAGCTGCATCCGACTTCTGGCATGATTCGTACTAATTCGCACTTGCGCATCGCCCGGTATCATCAGCATTTGCACGAGTTGCTCGACATGGATCTGAGTCCGTTGGATTACATGTTGAAGTCGTTCCCCGAAGTGAAGGAACGTGACGAGATGCGGAAAATTATCGGCAGATATGGATTGTCGGGACGTCAACAGGTTTGCCCGATTCGTCAGTTGTCAGATGGGCAACGTTGTCGAGTTGTGTTTGCGTATCTCGCGTGGCAGGTGCCGcatat gctCTTCTTGGATGAACCTACTAACCATTTAGACATGGAAACAATTGACGCGCTGGCAGACGCAATTCTGAACTTTGAAGGTGGCCTTGTTCTCGTTAGTCACGACTTTAGACTCATCAatcag gtggCTGAAGAAATCTGGATTTGTGAACATGGAACCATTACTAAATGGGAAGGTGATATCATAAAATACAAAgaacatttaaagaaaaaattagacaaagCAATTAAACAGGAAGAAGCTTCtcgcaaaaaataa
- the LOC134838095 gene encoding protein singed wings 2 yields MTKNILFCAFLILQLSTSFCAENITQATLTETSNCIVKNNVFLECDDALSIVNWISSANLNVIEEIEKLTIENWQEKVVKPSIFKNFTNLREFTLKSGNLTKFLGDFPALNYLEKINVTDNKIKDVYNTLFKNLPELKTVDLRRNNLQTITKAFILAKNFSELYLFGNHWDCTKPMKWLLNVSHSSYVADLQTLKCSDKKYHTRHLVTVMEYNLGVKESCRKSGLKNCTCSIYYMQREGSPSYSVNCSNRGFYSLPEILPLNTTVLYISHNNISDLRPLVTNSLYHDIDDIYLNNNLVTSIEVLENSVYLNNFRLLSLESNKISKISVFPLKNAFSRNPNLQSVFLSQNPWTCNCKFTPKFQQLLAKFEFIRDARNITCRFEQDNPFSNRPVMSLTKNELCHQENEEFLVIDIVNCILGLLIFVILAKLFYDYIQYRHYGRIPWLVKII; encoded by the exons atgacaaaaaatattttattttgtgcatttttgattttacaaCTGTCAACATCTTTCTG TGCAGAAAATATTACTCAAGCAACATTGACAGAAACGAGCAATTGTATCGTTAAAAATAACGTTTTTCTCGAATGTGACGACGCACTTTCCATTGTAAATTGGATATCGTCTGCAAATTTGAACGTAATTGaggaaatagaaaaattaacgaTTGAAAATTGGCAAGAAAAAGTGGTGAAaccttcaatatttaaaaattttacaaatttgagaGAATTTACGTTAAAAAGTGGAAATTTAACGAAGTTTTTGGGGGATTTTCctgctttaaattatttggag aaaataaatgtaacGGATAACAAGATAAAGGATGTTTATAACAcactgtttaaaaatttaccggaACTGAAAACTGTTGATCTGAGGCGAAATAATCTTCAAACAATCACGAAGGCTTTTATTTTGGCGAAAAACTTTTcagaattatatttatttg gaAACCATTGGGACTGCACAAAACCAATGAAATGGCTTCTCAACGTTAGTCACTCAAGTTATGTCGCGGATCTCCAAACTCTTAAATGTTccgacaaaaaatatcatacgAGACATTTAGTGACCGTTATGGAGtataatttg ggaGTGAAGGAAAGTTGCCGCAAAAGTGGACTCAAAAATTGTACTTGCAGCATTTATTACATGCAACGTGAAGGCTCGCCAAGTTATTCCGTTAATTGCAGCAATAGAGGATTTTATAGTTTACCGGAGATTTTGCCTTTGAACACAACTGTTTTGTATATTTCACATAATAAC ATCAGTGACTTACGTCCTCTTGTAACGAACTCCCTTTATCACGACATCGACgacatttatttgaacaaCAACTTGGTTACCTCGATTGAAGTCTTAGAGAACAGTGTTTATTTGAACAACTTTCGCCTTTTAAGCCTCGaatccaataaaatttccaAG atttcagTTTTCCCTCTAAAAAACGCCTTTAGTCGCAACCCGAACCTACAAAGTGTCTTTTTGAGCCAAAACCCGTGGACCTGCAACTGTAAATTCACTCCAAAATTCCAACAATTACTTGCAAAATTCGAATTTATCCGAGATGCTCGCAACATAACGTGTCGTTTTGAGCAAGACAACCCTTTTTCGAATCGTCCAGTGATGTCATTGACGAAAAATGAACTCTGTCACCAAGAAAACGAAGAATTTCTCGTCATTGATATCGTAAATTGCATCTTAGGACTTTtgattttcgttattttagcgaaattattttatgactaCATCCAATATCGACACTACGGAAGGATACCGTggcttgtaaaaattatttaa
- the LOC134838096 gene encoding zinc finger protein 578-like, with translation MSFEVQICRTCLSREKAENTKNILTDYLQLTTYSMKVSIVEALLEITKMIVDTNESLTHRICLTCVRKLRQAYLFRIMTTKSYETLCEVTDMDQIPFKTDDERSFYMQEPIKEEDSEMLEEEMVVEDDQTTEYLQLIDDTEEYDADTQAKITIQIKKEDMENGEIRDFIDISTKKPVRIVKKVVVQQPQPQTATRTQAAKRTPNKKETLKDGIIYCDLCPATFKNIRACFIHMKKYHMSKKPYKCWYEGCGRLYKSAGQRKAHENSIHLKLKRFVCATCGMSFTDNPKLTSHTRIHTGERPYKCDFPNCTAQFKQQYDLTKHKHSIHSTERPWICEECNATFKLKGGLRAHRRLMHSRENLKKCSDCEKEFLNIAALNNHYAIIHLGQRNHICPICDRTYAYRKHMLRHVKESHAQEYAQMVSTGEIAIRMKEQLLPQAKAEAH, from the exons ATGAGTTTCGAAGTGCAAATCTGCCGAACGTGCTTGAGTCGCGAAAAGGcagaaaacacgaaaaatatcCTTACCGATTATCTGCAGCTGACAACTTACTCGATGAAAGTGAGCATTGTGGAGGCTCTCCTCGAAATTACCAAGATGATTGTGGACACAAACGAGTCCCTGACGCACCGCATTTGCCTCACGTGTGTCCGAAAACTGCGCCAAGCCTACTTGTTCCGCATCATGACGACAAAATCGTACGAAACGCTTTGCGAAGTCACCGACATGGACCAAATTCCGTTCAAAACGGACGACGAACGATCATTTTACATGCAAGAACCCATCAAAGAAGAGGACAGCGAGATGCTGGAAGAGGAAATGGTCGTCGAGGATGATCAAACGACGGAATATTTGCAACTAATTGACGACACGGAGGAATATGACGCTGACACACAAGCCAAAATTACGATCCAAATAAAGAAGGAAGACATGGAAAACGGCGAAATTCGTGATTTTATCGACATTTCGACGAAAAAACCCGTGAGAATTGTCAAAAAAGTGGTCGTGCAACAACCACAGCCTCAAACCGCGACAAGAACTCAAGCAGCAAAACGAACGCCAAATAAGAAGGAAACGCTGAAAGACGGAATAATTTATTGTGACTTGTGCCCGGCGACTTTTAAGAATATTCGAGCGTGTTTCATTCACATGAAAAAGTATCACATGTCGAAAAAACCCTATAAATGTTGGTACGAAGGATGTGGGCGCTTGTACAAGTCAGCGGGACAACGGAAAGCGCACGAGAATTCGATTCATTTGAAGTTGAAGCGATTTGTGTGCGCAACTTGCGGCATGTCGTTCACGGATAATCCAAAGTTGACGAGTCACACGAGGATTCATACGGGCGAAAGGCCTTACAAGTGTG atttcccCAACTGCACGGCCCAGTTCAAGCAACAATACGATCTGACGAAGCACAAACACAGCATTCACTCGACCGAAAGACCCTGGATTTGCGAAGAATGCAACGCCACATTCAAGCTCAAAGGCGGCTTACGTGCCCATCGGCGTCTCATGCACAGTCGCGAAAACCTGAAAAAGTGCTCGGACTGcgaaaaggaatttttgaacattgcCGCGTTGAACAATCATTACGCCATCATCCATTTGGGGCAACGGAACCACATTTGTCCGATTTGCGATCGAACGTACGCCTATCGCAAGCACATGTTGCGTCACGTGAAAGAGAGTCACGCACAGGAATACGCGCAAATGGTGAGCACTGGCGAAATTGCGATTCGCATGAAGGAACAACTGCTGCCACAGGCAAAGGCAGAGGCACACTAA
- the LOC134837572 gene encoding zinc finger and BTB domain-containing protein 17-like, with translation MEKLLIKRESDLENCVICLRTDIQLLTEHEVRTEILSLYQDFINDYVENLQEIQTKICFECVDTLNSILEFRSKCITSVQILSTKVYRQPVVMLEDISLKNYETIEIKPEIFVEELPVTPVLIMKKPQKAKKVTKKPLKTKENSVSKPEIREIIRRAPQKTTYCYICCASFRQINLHVYYNHTIERENNETCCALCLESYDKMENLYEHQKNSHFEYENLRRCGKCDEIETKSREEYINHVHKTHYPNKKRIYICDFCPTVYLDKVFFKAHIWQHQGGLKCDHCHEVFFDMTKRQEHIEKHIEKQEQRKEILFICHFCDRKTNTKAAIKMHLFNKHAIDKIFKCEKCDTMFKTKKRLSDHVLRYHTEQSAVCPHCGKKCSNAKNLKRHVSNNHEGTKRKKKNKIPLTREFACDECDAKFLYKSSLKKHKFSHSKTRPYNCHMCFTGYYMNEYLRNHYLRVHGVVHSAKEIRKMNGFKLTGDSDTD, from the exons atggaaaaattattaataaaaagggAGTCTGACTTAGAAAATTGTGTAATTTGTTTACGAACGGACATCCAATTGCTCACAGAACATGAAGTCAGAACAGAAATTCTATCCTTGTACCAAGATTTCATCAACGATTAC gtcgaAAATCTGCAAGAAATCCAAACAAAAATCTGCTTTGAATGCGTTGATACCTTAAACAGCATCTTAGAATTCCGCAGCAAATGTATTACTTCCGTTCAAATATTGAGCACCAAAGTCTATCGGCAACCGGTTGTGATGTTGGAAgatatttcattgaaaaattatgaaacaaTTGAGATTAAACCAGAAATTTTCGTCGAAGAACTTCCTGTGACACCTGTTCTAATTATGAAAAAGCCACAAAAAGCAAAGAAAGTCACTAAAAAGCCtctaaaaactaaagaaaattcAGTTTCAAAGCCGGAAATTCGTGAAATCATCAGAAGAGCCCCTCAAAAAACTACCTACTGTTACATTTGTTGCGCTTCCTTCAGGCAAATAAATTTGCATGTCTACTATAATCACACAATCGAACGTGAAAACAACGAAACTTGCTGTGCATTGTGCCTTGAAAGCTACGACAAGATGGAAAATCTTTacgaacatcaaaaaaattcgcattttGAATACGAAAACTTAAGGCGCTGCGGAAAATGTGACGAAATCGAGACAAAAAGTCGTGAAGAGTACATCAATCATGTGCACAAAACTCATTATCCGAACAAAAAGCGAATTTACATTTGTGACTTTTGCCCGACAGTTTATTTggacaaagtattttttaaggcTCATATTTGGCAGCATCAAGGCGGACTAAAGTGCGATCATTGCCATgaagtattttttgatatgaCAAAAAGACAAGAACATATAGAGAAACACATAGAAAAGCAAGAGCAACGAAAGGAAATTCTGttcatttgtcatttttgtgatCGGAAAACGAACACCAAAGCAGCtattaaaatgcatttgttCAATAAACA tGCTATTGACAAAATCTTCAAGTGCGAAAAGTGTGACACAAtgttcaagacaaaaaaacgaCTTTCGGACCACGTTCTAAGATATCACACGGAACAATCAGCAGTTTGTCCTCATTGTGGCAAAAAGTGCtcaaatgcg AAAAACTTGAAACGTCACGTTTCTAACAATCACGAAGGtacgaaaagaaagaaaaagaacaaaattcctCTAACTCGTGAATTTGCCTGCGATGAATGCGACGCAAAATTCCTCTACAAAAGCTCCCTTAAAAAGCACAAATTCTCGCATAGCAAGACGCGACCATATAATTGCCACATGTGCTTCACTGGCTATTACATGAACGAGTACCTGCGAAATCACTACCTGAGGGTGCACGGCGTCGTTCACAGCGCTaaggaaattcgaaaaatgaaTGGATTTAAGTTAACAGGAGATTCTGATAcagattaa
- the LOC134838503 gene encoding uncharacterized protein LOC134838503: MVSTEDILEKLEPRCLCCLSEASEKFSAENLTRILQDLVHAELPQLFKYVPTVFCVDCVAALQLYEQFKAKVQRSFVSLEKLVIDRGLNKNDYLEQLEIIPRVSPDPFAEERKPIKLPLKVLWKSPGRPRKDGTAAQPRFFKKEPKSPPVYISDSYKSDNSSEDENYCRRSDNEEWNPDQKNPNLMKREKKYKTKLPGVMMKGGKRGRPRKTTDDNAPKKSKPHTNGIMNNHPTERLEQLNGNHTKNPFAKRPRGRPARASDATSILVKKQILQKSNESNIQESPRILGAKKRRGRPKKTASSPTATLVVTNNKKLKKCTKPSMVIKSLLKKKPGRPRKNSAELAGMEAKNKSSPESEANRKRKRSQLEKSVGWTTETEEESRVIREEYDSDSVMTATTTGTLPAGDVSRSKSYKSFILAS; this comes from the exons ATGGTCAGCACTGAggatattttggaaaaattggaGCCACGATGTTTGTGTTGTCTCAGCGAGGCATCGGAAAAATTCTCCGCGGAAAATTTGACGCGAATTTTGCAGGATTTAGTGCATGcagag ctgccACAGTTGTTCAAATACGTGCCAACGGTATTTTGCGTGGATTGTGTCGCAGCGCTGCAGTTATACGAACAGTTCAAGGCAAAAGTGCAGCGTTCGTTTGTGTCGCTGGAGAAATTGGTCATCGATAGGGGTCTCAATAAGAATGATTATTTGGAGCAGCTGGAGATAATTCCGCGCGTGAGTCCGGATCCGTTTGCGGAGGAGCGAAAACCCATCAAACTGCCTCTAAAAGTGCTGTGGAAGAGTCCGGGTCGCCCACGCAAAGACGGAACCGCAGCACAAccgagatttttcaaaaaggagCCAAAATCGCCGCCCGTTTACATTTCCGACTCGTACAAATCCGACAATTCTTCCGAAGATGAGAACTACTGCCGCCGCTCCGACAACGAAGAATGGAATCCGGACCAAAAAAATCCCAATTTAATGAAGAGAGAGAAGAAATACAAGACAAAACTGCCCGGCGTCATGATGAAAGGCGGCAAACGGGGACGTCCGCGAAAAACAACCGATGATAATGCGCCGAAAAAATCAAAGCCACACACGAATGGCATCATGAACAATCATCCAACGGAGCGACTCGAACAATTAAATGGCAATCACACCAAAAATCCTTTTGCGAAACGACCACGAGGTAGACCTGCACGAGCGTCAGATGCCACGTCGATTCTCgtgaaaaagcaaattttgcaaaaatccaACGAGAGCAATATTCAAGAGTCTCCCCGGATACTCGGCGCGAAAAAAAGACGAGGACGCCCCAAAAAGACCGCATCATCGCCGACCGCCACACTCGTCGTCACGAACaataaaaagctgaaaaaatgtacaaaacccTCGATGGTCATCAAGTCGTTGCTGAAGAAGAAACCGGGAAGACCGCGAAAAAACTCGGCGGAACTCGCGGGAATggaggcaaaaaataaatcttcgcCAGAAAGCGAGGCGAATCGCAAACGGAAACGAAGTCAGTTGGAAAAGAGTGTGGGATGGACCACGGAGACAGAGGAAGAAAGTAGGGTAATTAGGGAGGAATATGACTCAGATTCAGTTATGACGGCGACAACAACGGGCACGTTACCAGCGGGTGACGTTAGTAGGTCTAAGAGTTACAAAAGCTTTATTTTAGCATCttga
- the LOC134828226 gene encoding zinc finger protein 90-like translates to MMDKNCRICFKLNTNKIISLLDFPENYSIDYLSILKMLLPNFELMENDSLPKHICSVCASELLISYNLVAKVKKTEQKIKNILEGRVIKIPVNDIENSDEIQETCDKLGALCDQCSFGCAAASNITANTCRFCGNKRDTCNICRIEGDNILDTSLNIIKEEVIEIPSIQYECNECGRKFLTKTKLKKHIKSHNPQKTHYCKECKWSFYTSAQLERHMIVNHSGGNNQCIHCQKTFKEKRLLRQHMITHNQQKRFNCQFCSKGFNLLHHLKNHEATHKK, encoded by the exons ATGATGGACAAAAATTGtcgaatttgttttaaattaaataccaaTAAAATTATCTCACTTCTGGATTTTccagaaaattattcaatcgactatttgtcaattttgaaaatgttgcTGCCGAATTTCGAA ctgATGGAAAATGACTCATTACCGAAACATATATGCAGTGTGTGTGCAAGTGAATTATTAATATCATACAATTTAGTGGCCAAGGTGAAAAAAAccgagcaaaaaattaaaaatattttggaggGTCGTGTAATTAAAATTCCTGTTAATgatattgaaaatt ctgacGAAATTCAAGAAACTTGTGATAAACTTGGAGCTTTATGTGACCAATGCTCTTTTGGTTGTGCAGCTGCCAGTAACATAACTGCAAATACTTGCAGATTTTGCGGAAATAAACGTGATACTTGCAATATTTGTAGAATAGAAGGCGATAATATTCTGGATACATCGCtgaatataataaaagaagaagttATTGAAATTCCATCAATTCAATATGAATGCAATGAATgtgggagaaaatttttaacaaaaacgaaattgaaaaaacacaTTAAATCGCACAATCCTCAAAAGACGCATTATTGCAAGGAATGCAAatg gtcattTTACACATCTGCACAATTAGAACGACACATGATAGTAAATCACTCCGGAGGTAACAACCAATGCATCCATTGCCAAAAAAcgttcaaagaaaaaagattACTTCGGCAGCACATGATAACTCACAATCAACAAAAAAGGTttaattgtcaattttgtAGTAAAG gatttaatTTGCTACATCACCTGAAAAATCACGAGgcaacacataaaaaataa
- the LOC134836993 gene encoding zinc finger and BTB domain-containing protein 20-like, with amino-acid sequence MDINYNESLFPKPVCIACLEFNIKLTKDDEIFSIFKDLLGGQFPANIQEENAQFCINCILQLKRIQVFKDRALTMHATVGKLIKIHSPVEMKAQNDSFTKSQSASGTPFKGYAVYERIQTRSARRRDSTNDVPMVEIPLKTTEKSDWRQNYAEILRNQPIVALKKVSPNKSALPDLMLRTPTPTKASLKDHSLPRGYSSTPRLPKNPPSLQRSSSTIVPPNPDSYCSECRLYVDLKDMTKHIMNSHFHKTKAGIFHCHVCQKTMRSQSSAVRHFQIHRSYEKVRKCQECHLAFAKITQFSYHFKTFHIKSHSCDYCSEKFSRKFEWQNHVAQCHPENIQCLHCGEVLDDQTAYYEHISIHPNYPKARNSSPESLSMPSVMNYPDEEASFNGFQQGNNTSLLSEDELEQFSIPLFGNEVDPIPID; translated from the exons ATGGATATCAATTACAACGAAAGTCTGTTCCCAAAGCCTGTTTGCATCGCATGTCTTgaatttaatatcaaattaacCAAAGATGACgagattttttccatttttaaggatttacTTGGAGGGCAG tTTCCAGCAAATATCCAGGAGGAAAACGCCcaattttgcattaattgcATTTTGCAACTGAAACGAATCCAAGTTTTCAAAGATAGAGCATTGACGATGCACGCAACTGTCggtaaattgatcaaaattcaCAGTCCAGTTGAGATGAAAGCCCAAAATGACTCTTTTACCAAGTCACAAAGTGCATCAGGGACTCCTTTCAAAGGCTATGCCGTTTACGAACGGATTCAAACTCGCAGCGCAAGACGTCGCGACTCCACAAATGACGTTCCAATGGTTGAAATTCCTCTGAAAACCACTGAAAAATCCGATTGGCGCCAAAATTACGCCGAAATTTTGCGAAACCAGCCAATTGTTGCACTGAAAAAAGTTTCTCCCAACAAATCTGCGTTGCCTGATTTGATGCTGAGAACTCCAACGCCCACAAAAGCTTCGTTAAAGGATCATTCTCTGCCCCGAGGATACTCGTCAACACCTAGATTACCGAAAAATCCGCCATCTTTGCAACGCAGCTCATCGACAATCGTTCCGCCAAACCCCGATTCGTACTGCAGCGAATGCCGATTGTACGTAGACCTGAAAGACATGACAAAACACATCATGAATTCGCATTTTCACAAAACCAAGGCGGGAATTTTCCACTGTCACGTCTGCCAAAAGACCATGAGATCGCAAAGTAGCGCCGTGAGACACTTCCAAATCCATCGCAGCTACGAAAAAGTCCGAAAATGCCAGGAATGTCATCTGGCTTTCGCGAAAATCACGCAATTCAGTTaccattttaaaacatttcacaTCAAAAGTCACTCGTGCGACTATTGCAGTGAGAAATTTTCGCGAAAATTCGAATGGCAGAATCACGTGGCGCAATGCCATCCGGAAAATATTCAGTGTTTGCATTGCGGAGAGGTCTTGGATGATCAAACTGCCTACTACGAGCACATTTCGATCCATCCGAATTATCCAAAGGCACGAAATTCGTCGCCAGAGAGCCTTTCGATGCCGTCCGTGATGAATTATCCCGACGAGGAAGCGAGTTTTAATGGATTTCAACAAGGAAATAACACGAGTTTGTTGTCCGAAGATGAGTTGGAGCAGTTTTCCATTCCCTTGTTTGGTAATGAGGTTGATCCAATACCAATTGACTAA
- the LOC134831078 gene encoding chromosomal protein D1, whose translation MDTSVEEQNSPTECCIACLTKDENKLSNANAAGLLKDFLPQRNLSHLFKYIPAQLCTECLTQMESHINFKLCVENSIQELENGLPDKPKGRGRPKKPEGEKKAKPLQNGNHGRRGRPRKSDLEPKDDYEDESERSTANAGDSPPKAKGKRGRPVGWRKSTNGDTSMGNGSTPGRGRGRPPKHIDDDSSNEGNFSPAPKSTGKRGRPVGWRKSTSDSNVKIKIAVPGSSGRKAGRPRKSETAYNDGDDNEDDSSSNELQDDEDGKRKRKTLYFDIDSDDSDALVAKKKKAASTSGGSSSGKKRGRPKKVDDEEKDADVEQAPSVPDPLATPEKDEEEEEEEEEEAADNAESEKIPSYF comes from the exons ATGGATACAAGTGTCGAGGAACAAAACTCGCCAACCGAATGTTGCATCGCGTGTCTCACAAAAGACGAGAACAAGCTCTCAAACGCAAATGCCGCCGGCTTGCTTAAGGATTTCCTGCCCCAGCGCAAT tTGTCACATTTATTCAAGTACATTCCGGCTCAATTGTGCACCGAATGCCTCACGCAGATGGAATCCCACATCAACTTCAAGCTTTGCGTCGAAAATTCCATACAAGAGTTGGAGAATGGTTTGCCAGACAAGCCCAAGGGACGCGGTCGCCCAAAGAAGCCCGAGGGTGAAAAGAAAGCAAAACCCTTGCAAAATGGCAATCACGGGCGTCGAGGACGTCCCCGCAAATCGGATTTGGAGCCGAAAGACGACTATGAGGACGAATCGGAGCGCTCCACAGCAAATGCCGGGGATTCGCCACCGAAAGCGAAGGGCAAACGTGGAAGACCCGTTGGATGGCGCAAATCGACAAATGGCGACACTTCGATGGGAAATGGTTCAACTCCGGGACGTGGGCGCGGACGCCCTCCAAAACATATCGATGACGACTCCAGCAACGAGGGCAATTTCTCACCGGCACCAAAATCCACCGGAAAACGCGGACGTCCCGTAGGATGGCGCAAATCAACTTCGGATTCGAATGTCAAAATCAAGATTGCCGTCCCAGGGAGCAGTGGTCGCAAAGCTGGGCGTCCCCGTAAATCCGAAACTGCTTACAACGATGGCGACGACAACGAAGACGATTCTTCCTCCAATGAGTTGCAAGATGACGAAGATGGAAAGCGTAAACGCAAAACTCTTTATTTTGACATTGACAGCGATGATTCCGATGCTTTGGTAgccaagaagaagaaggcaGCTTCGACTTCGGGTGGTTCTTCGTCGGGCAAGAAACGTGGGCGCCCAAAGAAAGTCGATGACGAGGAGAAAGATGCTGACGTTGAACAGGCTCCATCGGTTCCAGATCCTCTTGCTACCCCGGAAAaggacgaagaagaagaagaagaggaggAGGAGGAAGCAGCAGACAATGCCGAGAGTGAAAAGATTCCTTcgtatttttaa